The Thermodesulfovibrionales bacterium nucleotide sequence CCCAGTCGCTCATCTTCTTGAGGGGCGGCACCGCAAAGCGCGACATCTGTTTTGGATTGATTAAGTCACCCGATGCGGTCGGGTCGGCGATGCTGAGCGCCTCCATCCCTTCGTTCACGAGAGGCTCGTAAAGCTTAATGAGGAGGTCGGCGCAGAAATCTACCATCTTTTCGACGAAGGCCGGCTTCTTGAAGGTATACTTCATGAAGGCTTCTTCACCGACGAATCTCGCGGCGAGCGTGAAGGGACCCCAGCAGGTCATCGTGACGAGATACTTCTTCCCGATCTTCTCCCTGACCCTGTTTGTCGCATCCAGCACGGTCTTGATAACAGGTTCCTTGAACAGGTCGTTCATGTCGAGCTTTGCGATGTCTTCTTCACCGTGAACAAAGTGATCGGTGATATCGGGCGCCCCGATCTCGCGGTATTTCTCGCCGACGCCGTACTTCCTGCCGAGCGCTATCGCATGGAAGTTGTTATAGCCGGAGCCGACGTAGACGACGTCACTCCTGATCTTTTCCGCCTCAACAACGCACATGTCCGTCATCTTTTCCGCATTAAGCGCCAGTGCTTCAAAGGTCGTGCCGTAATCCTTGATAGACCACATGCCTCCTCCGAAGACTGTCACCGGCACTCTCTCTGCCTTGCCTCCTGCAAAGGCCTTCAGAATACTCTCCCTCGGGGTCATTGCCATGTTCTTCCTCCTTGATTTTGCGAAATATTACTGATGCGGTTCATAGAATGAAAGACCTGTCTGAATTCCTCAAGGTCAACGGGCGCTTTCACGCTCAGGGCGCCTTCCGCGCAAGGGTGGCCGCCGATAACAAGCACAGGCACGTCGGGAAGGATCGTTCTGAGGATGCCTACGATTTCCTCTGCGGAGAGGCCAAAAGATTCGGAATCGATGATAACGGTCGAGTAGCCCTTTCCCAACGCCCTCTGAATGACAGAAGATCGCTGTTCGACGACTTCTATGCTATACCCTTCATCCCTCAATATTCCGTAGAAGCTCTTCATGAGGAGCGGGTTATGGGTACAGAGGAGGATTTTATTCACGGGTAGACAATAGCAAACCATGTGCCAGGAATGAAAATCTGAGAAACCGCATGGTTGGCTCTTCTTCCGATTCAGAAAAAGTATACGAAGACGATCCGCTGTAGAAAAATACCCCACAGGTTGGGGAAACTTTACCCAGATTGTTTCCGAAGAAATCGGCTGCCCAGGGCGTCGAGTATTTCGCCTACCGAATCTGCCCTATTCATCGTGTAAAAGTGAAGATACCTGACGCCGCCATCGAGAAGGTCCTCACACTGCCGTACGGCGTATTCCACGCCCAGTTTCCGCATCTCCTCGGGCTTATCGAGGAGAGGTTCCATCTTCTTCTTGATATCCTGTGGTATCGTCGCATTGCAGAAATCGGCAAACTCTTCGATCTTCCTGCAGTCTGTGATCGGCATGATGCCCGGCAGGATCGGTATCGTTATCCCCTCTTTTGCGGCCCGATCGAGAAAATCATAATAGTATCGGTTATCAAAAAACATCTGGGTGATCGCGAAGTCGGCTCCTTCATCGATCTTCGCCTTCGTATATTCCATATCTTTCTCGATGCTCGGCGATTCCTGGTGCCCCTCGGGGTAGACCGCGACTGCTATCGAGAAATACTTGCACCTCTTGATGAACGCGACGAGGTCACGAGCGAAGCGAAACTCACCTTTGGCCGGATCGAAGTCGGCAACGTCCCGGGGAGGGTCACCGCGCATGGCCAGGATGTTGTCGATGCCTGAAGCCATGTAGTCTTTGAGGAGGGCGTCTATCGATGATGTGGTGGCCCCGATGCAGGTGAGGTGAGACATTACCGTGAGGTCCGTCTCTTCCTTTATCCACTTGAGGGTGGTGCCCGTTCTGTCCCTCGTGCTTCCGCCAGACCCGTAGGTGACGGATACGTAGAGCGGGTCATACCGCTTCAGCGCATTCACGACGTTCATGAAAGGGCGTCTCGATTCGACGCTCTTCGGCGGGAAGAATTCGAAGGAGACTCTTTTCTCGTCCCCCTTGAACTTATCACTGATCCGCATGCCCTTCAGCCCTTCGTAACGGCAATCTCGCCAGTCATCTTCACCGGTCGCAAGAGACTGTCAACAACAGGGCAATGGGCGATTACCCTCTCTGCGAGGTCCCGCACCTTTGCTTCATCATCAGGTGACTCTATCGTGAAAGTATAGCGCAGGTCCTGAAAGCCCGGGGTCACCGACTCGTCGACCATGAAGAGCCCCCTCAGGTCAAGAGTGCCTTCGACGTTCGCTGAGAGGGCATTTATGGTGAGTCCCTCGTGTACCGCAAACTCATAGAATGCTGCCTCGATGCAGGCGGCCACAGCAGCGAGCAGCAGCTCTATAGGGTTCGGTGCGAGATTGGTGCCGCCGGCTGCCTCTCCGTAATCGGACTTGACAAGATGCTCGCGCACGACCGTTTCCGTATAAAGCCCCTGGATGTGTTTTGAAGAGACCTTCGGCTTGTAGATCGCACATTCAGGCTTCTTTTTGAAGAAGTCGACCCTCCTCGCCACAACCTCCTTCAGATCCCTTTCTTTCTCACTTTTCATCTCTTCTCTCCTTCCTCAATTGATGATACCTATACTAACAAAAAGGGCCCCGTTTAAGAATAGAGGGTATTTTCAATCGGTTCCATTTTGCTTTTAGAGGAGAAATGAAATATTATACAGAAGGATGAAAACAACGATCGTATGCGGTTTGTTAGGGGCCGGGAAGACAACCTTCATCCGGCGTTATGTGAGGACCGTGACGGGCAAGACGGTCGTCCTCGTCAACGACTTCGGCAAGACGGGGATCGATGGAGAGATATTTTCCGTCGACGGCATCGAATCGATAGAACTGCCGAGCGGGTGTGTCTGCTGCACGCTCAAGTTCGATCTTATCACGACGATAGAAAAAATCAGAGATACCCTCTCGCCCGAGAATCTCCTCGTCGAGCCGAGCGGCGTGGCCTCTCCTTCCGGAGTCCTCGAAGTGTTCGGCAACCTCAACGTCGGCCCTGTTACCGTGGTCGGACTCGTTGATGCCACAGAGTTCCTGGAACTCTACGAGTCCCAGATGTACGGAGCCTTCTTCGAAGATCAGATCGTCAACTCCGACATCCTGCTCGTGAACAAAGTCGATATTGCTGACGAAGAGAAGATATCGGGAACCATCAGCCTTGTCGAAGGTATGAATCCCGGGGCGATAATCGTCCGTACCGTCAATGCCGTTCTTGACTACCCTCTCCCCGCGGTAACGGGAAATCGTCGACCCGCGATTGTGCGGAATCCCCATTTCGCGTTTGATACCTTTTCCCTGATGCTGGAGGGGGAAGGGCCCTGCCCATTCTATGAAGATTTTTTCGAGGATATGGCCAGGGGAATGTACGGAAATATCGTGAGGGCAAAGGCCCTTGTCCAGACGGCAGAAGGGCCTTTCAGATTCGACCTTTCCCTTGGAAGGGTGGACCATATCCCCTTCGGGAGTACCGTCAGCGAGAGTCGCCTCGTGATTATCGGAAGTGACTTGAGAAAAGAGGGCATCGCGGAGAGACTAGCCCCCCTTTTCCGTTCCCGGCAGCAGGTGCTATAGTCTGTTCTTGAAGGGGATGTCGATGCCGTATCTCTTCAGCTTCAGATAGAGGGTCTTTCTGTCGATGCCGAGTACCTGGCTCGCCTTTGACTGATTGCCGTTCGTTTCCCTGACGACCCTGAGGATATACTCTTTTTCCATCTCTTCCAGTGAAGGGTGAAGACTTCTCTCTTCCGCCGCCGCAGCAGCCGGAATGGCGAGGTCTTCCTTCCCTATCTCTCTGTTGTCGCAGAGAATGACCGCCCTCTCAAGAACGTTTTCGAGTTCCCTTACGTTTCCGGGCCAGTCATACTTATGAAGCATGAGAAGGGCCTCCTCCTTAATGTTGGCAATCGGCTTGAATAATTTCCTGCTGTATTTCTTCATGAAGTATTTCGCGAGTTCGGCGATGTCCTCTCTGCGCTCCCGGAGCGGTGGGATCGCTATCGTGATGACATTCAACCGGTAATAGAGGTCTTCCCTGAATGCACCGGCCCTCATGATCCCGTTCATATCCTTGTTCGTCGCTGCAATTACCCTCACATCGACCTTGAGCGTCTTGTTGCCGCCGACCCTTCTGAACTCCCCGGAATCGAGGAAGCGGAGAAGTTTCGCCTGAAGGCCGAGCGGCATCTCTGCTATTTCATCAAGGAAGAGGGTTCCCTTGTCGGCGACCTCCACGATGCCGTACTTTGTCTGGTATGCGCTCGTGAAGGCGCCTTTCTCGTGTCCGAACAATTCCGATTCGATGAGGGACTCAGAAAGGGTCGCGCAGTTGAGGGCGATAAAGGGATAACGGTTTCTCTTGCTGTAATGCCAGATGGTATTCGCGATGAGCTCTTTTCCCGTGCCGCTCTCACCTTGAATCAGCACTGCGGAATCAGTCGGCGCAATCTTCTTGATGAGCGAGAGGATGTTTCTGAGGTGAGAACTGCTCGCAATGAATTCAAAGGGTGATTCCTGCCTGATCAGTTCCTGCTGGAGCAGGTGATTTTTCATCATGAGCTGGCCGTATTCATAGGCCCTGTTGATGATGATCACGAGTTCATCGAGTTTGTAGGGTTTCGTGAGGTAGTCGTATGCCCCGTGTTTCATCGCTTCGACCGCCGTCTCTACCGTTGCCTTGCCCGTCAGTACGATAATGACAGGAGATGCGGGGTCCTGTTTCAGTTTCTTCATGAGTGAAATGCCGTCAACGCCGGGCATGATGATATCGAGGAGAACGAGATCATAGACGTCACTCGAAAGCAGCCGGAGCGCCGTTTCCGCGTCCGGTGCCACTTCGACGAAAAAGCCCTTTCTCGACAGCTCTTTCTTGAGGAGCCTCCTGAAGGGCTCCTCATCGTCAATAACGAGAAGTCTGGTCATCGGAACGGTCAGGTCCTGCAGGTAGCTTTATGATGAAACGTGTTCCCCTGCCGACTTCGCTTTCCACATCGATGGTACCGCCATGCTCTTCGGCAATCTTGTGACAGATCGAGAGCCCGAGACCGGTACCTTCTCCGACGGCTTTCGTCGTGAAAAAAGGATCGAAAATCTTATCAAGGGCATCGCCGGGAATCCCGATGCCGGTATCGCTGATGGATATGGTGACCGTATCAATCTCCGTCTTTACGCCCCGGCTCTCGTCGGTGCAGGTCTCGATGACGATGCTCCCTCCTTCGGGCGTGAAATACATCGAGTTTATGATGATATTCATGAAGAGCTGCCTCAGACTCCCCGGGTCTGCCGCGATCTTCGGAAGATCCCTGTTCAGCCTGAGTTCCAGGTTGTGTTTCAGACGCGCCGCCTTATGGTTGACGAGGAGAATCACTTCCTTGATGAGTTCGTTGACGTCGAGCCTGCGGAAGGTCCCCCCGTGCGGTCTTGCGAATTCGAGAAGACTGCGAAGAATCTCTTTACACCGGAACATCTCGCTGTGGATCGTATCGAGATATTCGGGAAAATCTTCAAACTCTTCCACGGCGAGGAGCCTTTTCTCTTTCGCCCTATCGAGAAGCGCCTCAGAATAGCCGGCAATGATGCCGAGGGGATTGTTTATCTCATGGGCGATGCCGGCAACAAGGGTACCGAGAGAGGCGAGTTTGTCGGCGCGTATGAGCTGCTGTTCAAGCCGTTTGCGCGATGTGACGTCCTTCAGATAATGAACGACAGCATAGAGCTGCCCGTCGTTGTCCATGAGGGGATAGGCCCAGAAGTGAAAGATGTTTCCGCCTGCCCCTTTGACCTCCTGGAAGGAGGGTCTCTTCGTCGAAACCGTCTTTCGGCAGAGGCATTCGGAAGGATGTATCCCAATCCTGCTCAGGACTTCCCTGCACTGTTTTCCTGCGACCTGAAATGCGAGAAGCCCCGCCTTCATGAAAAGCGTCTTATTCGCCCGGATGATGCGCTGTCTGTCGTCCTCGATCCATACCATATCGGTGATGGCATCGAAGGTCTTCTCCCACTCCTTCTTCTCCCTCGATATCTCTTCAAAGAGGAAGGCGTTCTCAAGCGCGATCGAGATATGCTTCGCAACGGGAAGCAGTATCTGGAGGTCTTTTTCGGAATACTTCCGCGGTTCCGTGCTGTCGAGGTTGAAGACCCCCATTATCTTGTCCTGAAAGAGGGGGATACTGATCGTCGACCTGATGCCTTCGCGGAGGAGTTTCTCGTCAAGGGGGAAGCGTATCTCGGATGCCAGGTCCTCGTTAATGAGGGGCAGGTTATTCTCTATTACCCAGCCGGCACTTGTCGTTTCGAGGGGGGCCTTGACGCCTTTCTTCAGGATCGTCTTCATATCCGTATCCAGGGCAAGGATAATAAGGTTCTTCGCCTTTTCGTTATAGAGGAGAAGGCTTGCCCTGTCATACACGATGAGTTTCCGCAGCTCGGAAACCATGATCCTGAATACGGTCCCGATACTGAGGCTCGAATTAATGATGCCGCTGACCTCATTGATGAGTTCGACCTGTCTCATCTTGTCGCGCAGCTGAGCGATCAGTTTTGAATTCTCGATGGCGACGCCGAGTTCACTGGCTATTATCTTAAGAAGTTGAATGTCGAGAGAGGTAAAAGAAGTTCTCTCGCCAGACCCGAGACCGAGAACCCCGAGCATGGTCCCCTTCGAGGTTATCGGGACACCGGCCATGCTCTCTATCGTGGGGTCCCTATAGAGAACCCTTGGGTCTTCAGAGGCCTTCTTCACGAGGAGCCTCCTGCCTGAAGCAAAGACCTTCCCGCTGAAACACTCGCCGGGTTTCAGGCGACTCACATCCCGAAGAAGGGCTTTTGAGAGTCCGCGGTGGGCAGCGAGACGGAGTTCCCCGGCCTCGTCATCCATGAGATAGACCCATCCCTTATCGACCCCCATCCGGGACAGCAGCATCTGAATGGTTTCCTCCAGGATCATGCCGATGTCGGTGTGCCTCGTGAGAATCTTTGAAAAGGTATTAAAGATAGAAAGCTCTTTCGACCTCTGCGAGGCCCGCTGCTGGAGCTTCTTTTGCGTTGATATGTCGTGCATGATGACGACCTTCCTGTCCTTTCCGTTATAGGGGACGACGGAAACACGGGCAAAGAAGAATTCGCCGTTCTTCTTTTTGCAGAGTGACTCAAAATGCGTTCCCCCCGTCGTCTCCTTCTGAAGGTGTTCATGCGGACCAAAATCGAGAAGAGTCGGAATCTCCGGGCGCAGGTCATTGCCGAGGGATATGAGTTCCCCAATGTTCCTGCCTATAATGTTATCGGGAGAGTAAAGGAAGACCGTACGAGCGGTAGCGTTGAGTGAAACAATTTTCGCGGTCGCATCGAGAATGAAGGCAGGCGTGGCCAGGGAGTCAAAAACGTCTAAAATTATATCGGTTTTATTATCGATGAGCACAGCCATGATACTTCAATTACTATATCACACCTAGTGCGTATTAGGCCGCCGTGTATCGGTGTAACCCTGTTCTGAGGGCGCAACGGTGCCGGGGAATCCTTTCAACGAGTCAGGGGACCTGCTATTGACACGACGGGAGATTTGTTTTAGATTAAGCAAAGCTGATCACGGGGCATTTCGGCGTCGCCGACATGCCTCTCTTGTTTGGTCGAAATATCGTTAGAAAATGAGAAACGCGGAGTGAGGTCTGCCATGCACAAGAAACGGATGAAAGGTTTTGCATTAGCGGTGTTAGCTGCTTTCCTATTCTTCTTCATGTCGGGGGTATCTGGCCATGGGGCGTCTTTCTGGGATACGCTCCCGCCGTCAGACACCCTCAAGGTTGTTCCCTTGACGAATGAGACTGTCGTGAAGCTCGTCGAGATGCTGAAACCCGCTGTCGTGAATATCAGTGTGACCCAGACGGTCAAGTCGGAGGGCGCACCGCAGGGATTCCATTCCCCTTTCGGAGATGACGAGTTCTGGAAGAGATTTTTCGGCAATCAGGAACCGCGGGAATTTAAGAGAAAGGGGCTCGGCTCGGGGTTTATTATCGGTAAAGAGGGGTATATCGTGACGAACAATCACGTTGTCCAGAAGGCGAACGATATCACAGTAATTCTTTCCAATAAGAAACAGTACCCTGCCAAGGTCATCGGTTCTGACCCCAAGACCGACATCGCCCTCATCAAGATCGAAACGGAAGATCCTCTCACGGCTGTTCCACTCGGAGATTCCGACAAATTGAAAGAAGGAG carries:
- a CDS encoding uroporphyrinogen decarboxylase family protein; protein product: MAMTPRESILKAFAGGKAERVPVTVFGGGMWSIKDYGTTFEALALNAEKMTDMCVVEAEKIRSDVVYVGSGYNNFHAIALGRKYGVGEKYREIGAPDITDHFVHGEEDIAKLDMNDLFKEPVIKTVLDATNRVREKIGKKYLVTMTCWGPFTLAARFVGEEAFMKYTFKKPAFVEKMVDFCADLLIKLYEPLVNEGMEALSIADPTASGDLINPKQMSRFAVPPLKKMSDW
- the metF gene encoding methylenetetrahydrofolate reductase [NAD(P)H] → MRISDKFKGDEKRVSFEFFPPKSVESRRPFMNVVNALKRYDPLYVSVTYGSGGSTRDRTGTTLKWIKEETDLTVMSHLTCIGATTSSIDALLKDYMASGIDNILAMRGDPPRDVADFDPAKGEFRFARDLVAFIKRCKYFSIAVAVYPEGHQESPSIEKDMEYTKAKIDEGADFAITQMFFDNRYYYDFLDRAAKEGITIPILPGIMPITDCRKIEEFADFCNATIPQDIKKKMEPLLDKPEEMRKLGVEYAVRQCEDLLDGGVRYLHFYTMNRADSVGEILDALGSRFLRKQSG
- a CDS encoding OsmC family protein, translated to MKSEKERDLKEVVARRVDFFKKKPECAIYKPKVSSKHIQGLYTETVVREHLVKSDYGEAAGGTNLAPNPIELLLAAVAACIEAAFYEFAVHEGLTINALSANVEGTLDLRGLFMVDESVTPGFQDLRYTFTIESPDDEAKVRDLAERVIAHCPVVDSLLRPVKMTGEIAVTKG
- a CDS encoding GTP-binding protein, with protein sequence MKTTIVCGLLGAGKTTFIRRYVRTVTGKTVVLVNDFGKTGIDGEIFSVDGIESIELPSGCVCCTLKFDLITTIEKIRDTLSPENLLVEPSGVASPSGVLEVFGNLNVGPVTVVGLVDATEFLELYESQMYGAFFEDQIVNSDILLVNKVDIADEEKISGTISLVEGMNPGAIIVRTVNAVLDYPLPAVTGNRRPAIVRNPHFAFDTFSLMLEGEGPCPFYEDFFEDMARGMYGNIVRAKALVQTAEGPFRFDLSLGRVDHIPFGSTVSESRLVIIGSDLRKEGIAERLAPLFRSRQQVL
- a CDS encoding sigma-54 dependent transcriptional regulator, with amino-acid sequence MTRLLVIDDEEPFRRLLKKELSRKGFFVEVAPDAETALRLLSSDVYDLVLLDIIMPGVDGISLMKKLKQDPASPVIIVLTGKATVETAVEAMKHGAYDYLTKPYKLDELVIIINRAYEYGQLMMKNHLLQQELIRQESPFEFIASSSHLRNILSLIKKIAPTDSAVLIQGESGTGKELIANTIWHYSKRNRYPFIALNCATLSESLIESELFGHEKGAFTSAYQTKYGIVEVADKGTLFLDEIAEMPLGLQAKLLRFLDSGEFRRVGGNKTLKVDVRVIAATNKDMNGIMRAGAFREDLYYRLNVITIAIPPLRERREDIAELAKYFMKKYSRKLFKPIANIKEEALLMLHKYDWPGNVRELENVLERAVILCDNREIGKEDLAIPAAAAAEERSLHPSLEEMEKEYILRVVRETNGNQSKASQVLGIDRKTLYLKLKRYGIDIPFKNRL
- a CDS encoding GAF domain-containing protein; the protein is MAVLIDNKTDIILDVFDSLATPAFILDATAKIVSLNATARTVFLYSPDNIIGRNIGELISLGNDLRPEIPTLLDFGPHEHLQKETTGGTHFESLCKKKNGEFFFARVSVVPYNGKDRKVVIMHDISTQKKLQQRASQRSKELSIFNTFSKILTRHTDIGMILEETIQMLLSRMGVDKGWVYLMDDEAGELRLAAHRGLSKALLRDVSRLKPGECFSGKVFASGRRLLVKKASEDPRVLYRDPTIESMAGVPITSKGTMLGVLGLGSGERTSFTSLDIQLLKIIASELGVAIENSKLIAQLRDKMRQVELINEVSGIINSSLSIGTVFRIMVSELRKLIVYDRASLLLYNEKAKNLIILALDTDMKTILKKGVKAPLETTSAGWVIENNLPLINEDLASEIRFPLDEKLLREGIRSTISIPLFQDKIMGVFNLDSTEPRKYSEKDLQILLPVAKHISIALENAFLFEEISREKKEWEKTFDAITDMVWIEDDRQRIIRANKTLFMKAGLLAFQVAGKQCREVLSRIGIHPSECLCRKTVSTKRPSFQEVKGAGGNIFHFWAYPLMDNDGQLYAVVHYLKDVTSRKRLEQQLIRADKLASLGTLVAGIAHEINNPLGIIAGYSEALLDRAKEKRLLAVEEFEDFPEYLDTIHSEMFRCKEILRSLLEFARPHGGTFRRLDVNELIKEVILLVNHKAARLKHNLELRLNRDLPKIAADPGSLRQLFMNIIINSMYFTPEGGSIVIETCTDESRGVKTEIDTVTISISDTGIGIPGDALDKIFDPFFTTKAVGEGTGLGLSICHKIAEEHGGTIDVESEVGRGTRFIIKLPAGPDRSDDQTSRY